In Silene latifolia isolate original U9 population chromosome X, ASM4854445v1, whole genome shotgun sequence, the following proteins share a genomic window:
- the LOC141621027 gene encoding 23 kDa jasmonate-induced protein-like: MACNVFGTPVTDATLKGMTEYHDKPIEAVDRARVALEMKNAEGKDTAARDFVDKIQTNEAAMKGVRCLIYNATGSPLKLVAAFERDGKVSVSPYPTLILNGQWASFVVSTNFRGTVVYEATQYPARQWLLAWDHILRPNEYNACYGEIRPKGTYSRKDVSEDEPPRDDLITNLLASTFTHEAEDNGDVIFSAIANTDYPICEAIMTRIAALE, encoded by the exons ATGGCATGCAATGTGTTCGGAACACCAGTGACTGATGCAACATTGAAGGGAATGACAGAGTATCACGACAAGCCTATAGAAGCCGTAGACAGAGCTCGTGTGGCGCTGGAGATGAAGAATGCGGAAGGGAAAGACACTGCAGCTCGAGATTTTGTTGATAAGATTCAAACAAACGAAGCTGCCATGAAGGGCGTAAGGTGCCTAATCTACAATGCTACTGGTAGTCCGCTGAAACTAGTGGCAGCGTTTGAAAGAGATGGGAAAGTCTCAGTGTCTCCCTACCCGACCTTAATTCTGAATGGTCAATGGGCATCTTTTGTGGTTTCTACCAACTTTAGGGGGACGGTTGTCTACGAAGCAACCCAGTATCCTGCACGACAGTGGCTGCTTGCTTGGGATCACATCCTAAGACCCAATGAGTATAATGCG TGCTATGGAGAGATTCGTCCAAAAGGTACCTACTCCAGGAAGGATGTTAGTGAAGATGAGCCTCCACGAGATGACCTCATAACAAACCTACTTGCTTCGACATTCACACATGAGGCCGAAGACAACGGAGACGTCATTTTTTCTGCCATTGCAAATACGGATTATCCTATATGCGAAGCAATCATGACAAGGATCGCTGCCCTTGAATGA
- the LOC141621028 gene encoding uncharacterized protein LOC141621028 has translation MSMVREEEEDDDIVCLDESFFINDDYQLTTFTFGSQVLELFCLQSASTDFDLTGQLVWPGAVLLNDYLSKHVDELRGLTVLELGSGVGVTGLLCSRFCSRVVMTDHNDEVIKILKKNIEHHVSTENSTCCDLIAEKLEWGSSDQINALVQRYPRGFDLILGADIYILSFCFQQSSIPLLFSTVEQLLQLRGKGLSKFILGYVSRAKVMDKLICDEANRHGLSMKKVAETCSGVGNLQTVFEIVLQ, from the exons ATGTCAATGGttagggaagaagaagaagatgatgatattGTTTGCTTAGATGAATCTTTCTTCATTAATGACGA TTATCAATTGACAACATTTACATTTGGGTCTCAAGTTCTTGAGCTCTTCTGCCTGCAGTCAGCTTCAA CTGATTTTGATCTAACAGGTCAATTGGTATGGCCTGGGGCAGTGCTCTTGAATGATTATCTTTCCAAACATGTCGACGAGCTTCGAGGTCTTACTGTCCTTGAGTTGGGTTCTGGTGTTG GTGTTACCGGATTGCTCTGTAGTAGATTTTGCAGTAGAGTTGTAATGACAGACCATAACGATGAAGTTATTAAG attttgaagaaaaatatTGAGCATCATGTATCAACTGAAAACTCTACATGCTGCG ATCTGATAGCTGAGAAACTTGAATGGGGCAGCTCTGACCAGATAAATGCATTGGTGCAGAGATATCCTCGAGGCTTCGACTTAATCCTTGGCGCTGATATTTATATCCTTAGTTTTTG CTTCCAACAATCTAGCATCCCGTTACTCTTTAGTACAGTTGAGCAGCTTCTTCAATTAAGAGGGAAAGGCCTTTCTAAATTCATTCTCGGTTATGTTTCTCGTGCCAAAGT AATGGACAAGTTGATATGTGATGAAGCAAACCGACATGGTTTATCGATGAAAAAGGTTGCTGAAACCTGTTCAGGAGTTGGAAACTTGCAAACTGTATTTGAAATCGTCCTGCAGTAG
- the LOC141619346 gene encoding 10 kDa chaperonin, mitochondrial-like gives MAAAKRLIPTLNRILVEKIIAPSKTSAGILLPESSAKLNSGKVVAVGPGSRTNDGTVIAVSLKEGDTVLLPEYGGQELKLEDKTYHLYREEDVLGTLHD, from the exons ATGGCAGCAGCAAAGAGATTGATTCCCACTTTAAATCGCATTTTAGTTGAGAAAATCATTGCTCCTTCCAAAACTTCTGCTGGAATCTTGCTTCCTGAATCATCTGCTAAG CTGAACTCCGGGAAAGTCGTTGCTGTGGGTCCAGGAAGTCGTACTAATGATGGGACGGTGATTGCTGTAAGCCTTAAGGAGGGAGACACTGTTCTATTGCCTGAGTATGGTGGCCAAGAGCTCAAGCTTGAAGATAAAAC ATATCATCTTTACAGGGAAGAGGACGTACTCGGAACTCTGCATGACTGA
- the LOC141619347 gene encoding tubulin beta-5 chain-like, with translation MREILHIQGGQCGNQIGSKFWEVVCAEHGIDPTGKYCGTSDIQRERVNVYYNEASCERFVPRAVLMDLEPGTMDSVRTGPYGQIFRPDNFVFGQSGAGNNWAKGHYTEGAELIDSVLDVVRKEAENCDCLQGFQVCHSLGGGTGSGMGTLLISKIREEYPDRMMLTFSVFPSPKVSDTVVEPYNATLSVHQLVENADECMVLDNEALYDICFRTLKLTTPSFGDLNHLISATMSGVTCCLRFPGQLNSDLRKLAVNLIPFPRLHFFMVGFAPLTSRGSQQYRTLTVPELTQQMWDSKNMMCAADPRHGRYLTASAMFRGKMSTKEVDEQMINVQNKNSSYFVEWIPNNVKSSVCDIPPIGLSMASTFVGNSTSIQEMFRRVSEQFTAMFRRKAFLHWYTGEGMDEMEFTEAESNMNDLVSEYQQYQDATADEELEYDDEEEGMDEYAQ, from the exons ATGAGAGAAATTCTTCACATTCAAGGAGGACAATGTGGTAACCAAATCGGTTCTAAGTTTTGGGAGGTTGTGTGTGCGGAGCATGGCATTGATCCTACGGGGAAGTACTGTGGAACCTCTGATATACAGAGGGAAAGGGTTAATGTGTACTACAATGAGGCTTCTTGTGAGCGGTTTGTTCCTCGTGCAGTGCTCATGGATCTTGAACCTGGCACTATGGATAGTGTGAGGACTGGACCATATGGTCAGATTTTCCGCCCTGATAACTTTGTGTTTGGACAGTCTGGTGCTGGAAACAACTGGGCTAAGGGACACTATACCGAGGGAGCTGAACTCATTGATTCTGTTCTTGATGTTGTCAGGAAAGAGGCCGAGAACTGCGACTGTCTTCAAG GTTTCCAAGTATGCCACTCACTCGGAGGCGGGACTGGTTCTGGGATGGGCACtttgctcatttcaaagattagGGAGGAGTACCCTGATCGAATGATGCTTACTTTCTCGGTCTTCCCATCACCCAAAGTTTCTGACACAGTTGTTGAGCCTTACAATGCTACCCTTTCTGTTCATCAGCTCGTTGAGAATGCCGATGAGTGTATGGTACTTGACAATGAGGCTCTCTACGACATTTGTTTCAGAACCCTCAAGCTGACAACTCCTAGCT TTGGTGATCTGAACCATTTGATCTCAGCTACGATGAGCGGTGTAACTTGCTGTCTGAGGTTCCCTGGTCAACTGAACTCTGACCTCCGCAAACTTGCAGTGAACCTAATCCCATTCCCTCGCCTACACTTTTTCATGGTCGGATTTGCTCCCCTGACATCTCGTGGATCCCAGCAGTATCGAACATTAACAGTCCCTGAACTCACCCAGCAAATGTGGGACTCTAAAAACATGATGTGTGCAGCGGACCCACGTCATGGTCGCTACCTCACTGCATCTGCCATGTTCAGAGGCAAGATGAGCACCAAGGAAGTAGACGAACAAATGATCAATGTCCAGAACAAAAACTCCTCCTACTTTGTCGAATGGATCCCAAACAACGTCAAATCAAGCGTGTGTGACATTCCCCCAATTGGTTTATCCATGGCTTCGACTTTCGTTGGAAACTCAACCTCCATTCAGGAGATGTTTAGGCGTGTGAGTGAGCAGTTCACTGCTATGTTCAGGAGGAAGGCTTTCTTGCATTGGTATACCGGGGAAGGCATGGACGAGATGGAATTCACTGAGGCGGAAAGTAACATGAACGATCTTGTGTCCGAGTATCAGCAATATCAGGATGCTACTGCTGATGAAGAACTTGAGTATGACGATGAGGAAGAAGGAATGGACGAGTACGCGCAGTAA
- the LOC141619349 gene encoding uncharacterized protein LOC141619349, producing the protein MATPPLKLHHLTIPLLFLIPTLLLTTHYLHSLPPTPTLTPHLSPSPHTFTFTIKLLTYNRLPSLTRCLTSLSRANYSSDTVHLHIYIDHFPNSSISSDVGQKLETWRKILEFVDGFEWVHGVKLVHYRTGNVGLQAQWLEAWWPVNDDDFVFVVEDDVVVSRFYYLFLKRVISGYYYNQTGYSPFVFGASLQRPRFVPGKHGNKMNLDSGTRLFLYPLVGTWGQLLFPKPWKEFRLWYDDHKAKGIKPLLEGMVTNGWYKKMGERIWTPWFIKFIHSRGYFNIYTNFPHETALSVSHRDAGVNYGKSIGPDSQLVENSRDIDLLTIQPLSNMKWYDFCFREVLPGRVAKELSGVSDILKTMEKQKPIILVGILEASEKTVRNLICHFERLNIRNYIFMAPYSKLELLGDLARRGHPVIDTQEVFNSVLSKMSSFELITDVIVKAYVTKKCLDSGFDLLVISGNTIPLSNSAVLDSGGSTDDFSIGKISRHFYAKSSSDSSRIWGKSFVLQLADAVESLVSHDGGDFVDAIEKVSKKQGVRLKVIDETDFSLKLETVGANQSVPTNTKMISWLPATDINLVTDRLQQLGMWIIDGDFSCKAVVCHQS; encoded by the exons ATGGCAACACCACCATTAAAGCTCCACCACCTCACCATCCCCCTCCTTTTCCTCATCCCAACCCTCCTACTCACCACCCACTACCTCCACTCCCTCCCACCCACACCCACACTAACACCCCACCTCTCCCCATCCCCACACACCTTCACCTTCACAATCAAACTCCTAACCTACAACCGTCTCCCTTCCCTAACCCGCTGCCTAACCTCCCTCTCACGTGCCAACTACTCATCCGACACAGTCCACCTTCATATATACATCGATCACTTCCCCAATTCCTCTAtttcttccgatgtgggacaaaagTTGGAAACTTGGAGGAAAATATTGGagtttgttgatgggtttgagtGGGTTCATGGGGTTAAGTTGGTTCATTATAGGACTGGTAATGTGGGTTTGCAAGCTCAGTGGTTGGAAGCTTGGTGGcctgttaatgatgatgattttgtgtttgttgttgaagatgatgttgtCGTTTCGAggttttattatttgtttttgaAGCGGGTTATTTCGGGTTATTATTATAATCAGACGGGTTATAGTCCGTTTGTTTTTGGTGCCTCTCTTCAACGTCCAAGGTTTGTTCCAG GTAAACATGGCAACAAAATGAACTTAGACAGTGGAACTAGACTCTTCCTCTACCCGTTGGTTGGAACCTGGGGTCAACTTCTCTTTCCAAAACCCTGGAAGGAATTCCGCCTTTGGTATGACGATCATAAAGCAAAGGGAATCAAACCACTTCTCGAGGGAATG GTGACGAACGGATGGTACAAAAAGATGGGAGAAAGAATATGGACCCCATGGTTCATcaagtttattcattcacgcggCTATTTTAACATCTACACGAATTTTCCTCATGAAACTGCTCTTAGCGTCTCTCACAGAGATGCTGGTGTAAATTACGGGAAATCAATAGGGCCAGATTCACAACTCGTAGAAAATTCTCGTGATATCGATCTTTTAACAATCCAACCTTTAAGTAATATGAAGTGGTATGATTTCTGCTTTAGAGAAGTACTTCCTGGGAGAGTTGCAAAGGAACTTTCTGGAGTATCCGACATCCTTAAAACCATGGAAAAGCAAAAGCCAATTATATTGGTCGGCATTTTAGAAGCTTCAGAAAAGACTGTTAGAAATTTGATCTGCCACTTCGAGAGGCTTAATATTCGGAATTACATTTTTATGGCCCCTTATTCTAAATTGGAATTACTGGGTGATCTGGCGAGAAGGGGACACCCTGTGATTGATACACAGGAAGTTTTCAACAGTGTTTTAAGCAAAATGTCCAGTTTTGAACTAATCACGGATGTAATAGTAAAAGCGTATGTAACAAAAAAATGCTTAGACTCCGGGTTTGATTTGTTGGTGATCTCTGGCAACACGATTCCACTGAGCAATAGCGCGGTACTTGACTCGGGAGGCTCCACCGATGACTTCTCCATTGGCAAGATCTCCAGACACTTTTATGCTAAGAGCTCGTCCGATTCTAGCAGGATTTGGGGCAAAAGTTTCGTGCTGCAACTTGCTGATGCTGTGGAATCTCTGGTTAGTCATGATGGCGGAGATTTTGTCGATGCTATTGAAAAGGTTTCTAAAAAACAAGGTGTTAGATTAAAGGTCATTGATGAGACAGACTTCAGTTTAAAACTTGAGACAGTCGGTGCTAACCAATCAGTGCCAACGAATACAAAGATGATTTCCTGGCTGCCTGCAACTGACATCAATTTAGTGACAGACCGTCTTCAGCAACTAGGAATGTGGATCATTGACGGCGATTTCTCCTGCAAAGCCGTAGTCTGTCACCAGTCATGA